The following are from one region of the Shinella sp. PSBB067 genome:
- the coxB gene encoding cytochrome c oxidase subunit II yields the protein MSAFSAPLALAGCTGDLSALDPAGPFAAAIADLWWLMLAGAAVIFLVVLGLFLLVLFRPGPGRRVSPSRWIWIGGVAFPLVTLVALIGHGLMRGEYILTGRAGDPLEVEAHGSMWRWDFRYAGGTRSSEGVLHIPAGRTIVVTATSDDVIHSFWAPRLGGKIDAIPGHATKVRILADRPGVYGGICSEYCGTGHEGMFFEVHAHSPEEYETVLAGLEQEGAR from the coding sequence TTGTCCGCCTTTTCCGCGCCCCTTGCACTTGCCGGCTGCACCGGTGATCTCTCCGCGCTCGACCCCGCCGGCCCCTTCGCCGCCGCGATCGCCGACCTCTGGTGGCTGATGCTGGCGGGCGCCGCCGTGATCTTCCTTGTCGTTCTCGGCCTCTTCCTCCTCGTCCTCTTCCGGCCCGGACCGGGACGGCGGGTTTCGCCCTCGCGATGGATATGGATCGGCGGCGTCGCCTTTCCACTCGTCACCCTGGTTGCGCTCATCGGCCACGGCCTGATGCGCGGCGAATACATCCTTACCGGCCGGGCGGGCGATCCTCTCGAAGTGGAGGCCCATGGCAGCATGTGGCGCTGGGACTTCCGCTATGCCGGCGGCACGCGCAGCAGCGAGGGCGTTCTCCACATTCCCGCCGGAAGGACAATCGTGGTGACGGCGACCAGCGACGACGTGATCCACAGCTTCTGGGCCCCGCGCCTCGGCGGCAAGATCGACGCGATCCCCGGCCATGCCACAAAGGTGCGCATCCTGGCCGACCGCCCCGGCGTCTATGGCGGCATCTGTTCGGAATATTGCGGCACGGGTCACGAGGGCATGTTCTTCGAGGTCCACGCCCATTCGCCTGAGGAATATGAAACGGTCCTTGCCGGCCTGGAACAGGAGGGCGCGCGATGA
- a CDS encoding DUF2231 domain-containing protein, which translates to MEETQDRGNPVIQKVEEKDASSLVAISGHPLHAMSVHFPIAFVFATLGVDLLYWWTGDAFWLRVGLWSSGGAFFLGMAAGAVGTAELLLVPGIRARVASWAHAIAAMTLIAVMGANWGLRATNLLDVLPQGLFLSGLSAVLTGIAGWHGGKLIFDHGVGLMVSSRD; encoded by the coding sequence ATGGAAGAAACGCAGGACCGGGGAAATCCGGTCATCCAGAAGGTGGAGGAGAAGGATGCGAGCTCGCTGGTCGCCATCAGCGGCCACCCGCTGCATGCCATGAGCGTGCACTTCCCCATCGCCTTCGTCTTCGCCACGCTCGGCGTGGACCTGCTCTACTGGTGGACGGGCGATGCGTTCTGGCTGCGCGTCGGGCTGTGGTCGTCCGGCGGCGCGTTCTTCCTCGGCATGGCCGCCGGGGCGGTCGGGACAGCCGAGCTGCTGCTGGTGCCGGGCATCCGTGCGCGCGTCGCCAGTTGGGCGCATGCCATCGCCGCCATGACCCTCATCGCCGTGATGGGCGCGAACTGGGGCCTGCGCGCGACGAACCTGCTCGACGTCCTGCCGCAGGGATTGTTCCTGTCGGGCCTTTCCGCCGTCCTGACGGGGATTGCCGGTTGGCACGGCGGCAAGCTGATCTTCGATCACGGCGTCGGCCTCATGGTTTCGTCCAGGGATTGA
- a CDS encoding CopD family protein has translation MIALAKFVHIAAIAIWAAGVVSLPGLYVQRTHVEDRDALLRLQRLVRFAYVAIISPAAFLAVMTGTALIFLRHTFEPWFSVKLAFVGVLSVFHVLTGLVVIRLFREGEVYPVWRFVMATVLSAGVVVTIFFVVLAKPAIDLAFLDVLSEPGGLGRLYGEFNPWTKP, from the coding sequence ATGATCGCGCTCGCCAAGTTCGTGCACATCGCGGCGATCGCGATCTGGGCGGCCGGCGTGGTCAGCCTGCCGGGGCTCTACGTGCAGAGGACGCATGTGGAAGACCGGGACGCGCTGCTGCGCCTGCAGCGCCTCGTCCGCTTCGCCTATGTCGCCATCATCTCGCCCGCCGCCTTCCTTGCCGTCATGACGGGGACGGCGCTGATCTTCCTGCGCCATACCTTCGAGCCGTGGTTCTCGGTCAAGCTCGCCTTCGTCGGCGTCCTCTCCGTCTTCCATGTCCTCACCGGGCTCGTCGTCATCCGGCTCTTTCGCGAAGGGGAGGTCTATCCGGTCTGGCGCTTCGTCATGGCGACGGTATTGAGCGCCGGGGTGGTGGTCACGATCTTCTTCGTCGTCCTCGCCAAGCCGGCGATCGACCTTGCCTTCCTCGACGTCCTTTCCGAGCCGGGCGGCCTCGGGCGCCTCTATGGCGAATTCAATCCCTGGACGAAACCATGA
- a CDS encoding cytochrome c oxidase assembly protein has product METAMVQTLYDIYCGPAPDAASLPWRWNLDPVLLAALAALAFTLLRERDGHTFAALGLFVLVVAFVSPLCALASALFSARVLHHVLLVAVAAPFLALALGRRDWRAPQFAFAVHTLLFWLWHSPSAYAFALSSHAAYWLMQLSLLGSAIWLWGVALSPRTPLGNACALLFGTMVQMGMLAALLTFAREPLYDAHLATTAAFGLTPLEDQQLAGVLMWVPAAGPYLLAVLWRLHATLAERGLDRRVP; this is encoded by the coding sequence ATGGAGACGGCGATGGTGCAGACCCTCTACGACATCTATTGCGGCCCCGCGCCCGATGCAGCGAGCCTGCCATGGCGCTGGAACCTCGATCCGGTCCTGCTCGCGGCGCTGGCCGCCCTGGCTTTCACCCTCCTGCGAGAGAGGGATGGGCACACCTTCGCCGCGCTCGGACTGTTCGTCCTCGTCGTCGCCTTCGTCTCGCCGCTCTGCGCGCTGGCCTCGGCGCTGTTTTCCGCGCGGGTGCTGCATCACGTCCTGCTCGTCGCCGTCGCCGCACCGTTCCTTGCGCTGGCGCTCGGCCGTCGGGACTGGCGTGCACCGCAATTCGCCTTCGCCGTCCATACGCTGCTGTTCTGGCTCTGGCACTCGCCGTCGGCCTACGCCTTCGCGCTGTCCTCCCATGCCGCCTACTGGCTGATGCAGCTTTCCCTGCTCGGCTCGGCGATCTGGCTCTGGGGGGTGGCGCTCAGCCCGCGCACGCCGCTCGGCAATGCCTGCGCCCTCCTGTTCGGCACCATGGTCCAGATGGGCATGCTCGCCGCGCTCCTCACCTTCGCGCGCGAACCGCTCTACGACGCGCATCTGGCGACGACCGCCGCCTTCGGCCTGACGCCGCTGGAGGACCAGCAGCTTGCCGGCGTGCTGATGTGGGTTCCGGCGGCCGGGCCCTACCTGCTGGCGGTGCTGTGGCGTCTCCACGCCACCCTCGCGGAGCGCGGCCTTGATCGGCGGGTCCCATGA
- a CDS encoding cytochrome c: MRKSAPLLIAGSALLGSAQAGQANDFSQLERGRYLTQAGNCQGCHTPPGEEPFAGSRALETPFGLIYTPNITFDTETGLGRWTKDDFWRAMHEGKAKDGSQLYPAFPYPHFTKMPREDVDAIYDYLATLDPVRKKKPENELPFPLSWRTTVKGWNMTFFEPGVFRPDPAKSQEWNRGAYLVEGPGHCSGCHTEKNLLGADKKSRHLAGGKLENWAAPDIRGGRHGGLEAWSKAAIVEFLQTGRNAHSAAFSIMSEVISYSTQHMTETDLAAIATYLKDLDGEERAAPATPDDAVMKAGAAIYFDNCSACHVSDGSGVPRFFPPLAGSGNVNNPDATTVIRVILEGARAVPTKRHPSPLTMPAFGWKLDDDGIAAVATYVRSSWGNSGGAVEADEVRDLRSLLAGGPP; this comes from the coding sequence ATGAGGAAGAGCGCGCCCCTCCTCATCGCCGGCTCGGCCCTTCTCGGCTCCGCACAGGCCGGCCAGGCCAACGATTTTTCCCAGCTCGAGCGCGGGCGCTACCTGACGCAGGCCGGCAATTGCCAGGGATGCCATACCCCGCCGGGCGAGGAGCCCTTCGCCGGCAGCCGTGCGCTGGAAACGCCCTTCGGCTTGATCTATACCCCCAACATCACCTTCGACACCGAAACCGGCCTCGGACGCTGGACCAAGGACGACTTCTGGCGGGCGATGCACGAGGGCAAGGCGAAGGACGGCTCGCAGCTCTACCCCGCCTTTCCCTATCCGCATTTCACGAAGATGCCGCGCGAGGATGTGGACGCGATCTACGATTATCTCGCGACGCTCGATCCCGTGCGCAAGAAGAAGCCGGAGAACGAGCTGCCCTTCCCGCTGAGCTGGCGCACCACCGTCAAGGGCTGGAACATGACCTTCTTCGAGCCCGGCGTCTTCCGGCCCGACCCCGCAAAATCCCAGGAGTGGAACCGGGGCGCATATCTCGTCGAGGGGCCGGGACACTGTTCGGGCTGCCACACGGAGAAGAACCTGCTCGGCGCGGACAAGAAGAGCAGGCACCTTGCCGGCGGCAAGCTGGAGAACTGGGCCGCGCCGGATATCCGCGGCGGCCGGCATGGCGGGCTGGAGGCATGGTCGAAGGCGGCGATCGTCGAATTCCTGCAAACCGGGCGAAACGCCCACAGCGCCGCCTTCTCGATCATGTCCGAGGTCATCTCCTACTCAACGCAGCACATGACCGAGACGGACCTGGCGGCGATCGCCACCTATCTCAAGGATCTCGACGGCGAGGAACGCGCGGCGCCGGCAACGCCCGACGACGCGGTGATGAAGGCGGGCGCGGCGATCTATTTCGACAATTGCAGCGCCTGCCACGTCTCTGACGGCAGCGGCGTTCCGCGCTTCTTCCCGCCCCTTGCAGGCTCGGGCAATGTGAACAATCCGGATGCCACGACCGTCATCCGCGTGATCCTCGAAGGCGCGCGCGCGGTGCCCACGAAGAGGCATCCTTCTCCGCTGACCATGCCCGCCTTCGGCTGGAAGCTCGACGACGATGGAATAGCGGCCGTCGCGACCTATGTCAGATCGAGTTGGGGTAATTCCGGCGGCGCGGTGGAGGCGGACGAGGTCCGCGACCTGAGGAGCCTGCTCGCCGGCGGTCCGCCCTGA
- a CDS encoding GMC family oxidoreductase, with the protein MARKLPPVDVVLVGFGWTGAIMAQELTEAGLEVLALERGGWRDTPTHFPPTLAPDELRFYWRHEMFQDTARETLTFRNNASQTALPMRRWGSFLPGSGVGGSGVHWNGQTFRFLPSDFIAASHNADRYGPLPDGMTVQDYGVTYDELEPHFDRFEKLCGIGGKAGNLRGALQAGGNPFEGRRSDEYPNPPMEMTFAQKQFGAAAAELGLKPFPAPSANMSRPYTNPLGVQLAPCTYCGFCEKYGCGNYSKAIPQTTILPVLMGKPNFTLKTHNEVLEIRRDSSGRRATGVTHVDVHGEVFEQPAGIVILCAYPLQNARLMMLSGIGRTYDPRSGEGLVGKNYCYQVVSSVDVFYEDRYTNQFVGAGALGMVIDEYNGDNFDHAGLGFIGGGYLACWTTNARPIETHRTPEGTPEWGAGWKKAVKENFLKSTSVSTHGASMAYAQNHLDLDPIYTDVYGRPLLRMTYDFTPNDRAMTAYLTDRAREIAARMGGREIKVNAREGAYDSMPYQTTHNTGGTIMGSTPQNSVVNRYLQSWDVPNLFVMGAGVFPQNAGYNPTGTVAALTYWAAEAIRSRYLRDPGPMVQA; encoded by the coding sequence ATGGCGAGAAAATTGCCGCCGGTGGATGTGGTGCTCGTCGGCTTCGGCTGGACCGGCGCGATCATGGCGCAGGAACTGACGGAGGCGGGCCTCGAAGTGCTGGCGCTTGAGCGCGGCGGCTGGCGCGACACGCCGACCCACTTTCCGCCGACCCTCGCCCCCGACGAATTGCGCTTCTACTGGCGGCACGAGATGTTCCAGGACACGGCCCGCGAAACACTCACCTTCCGCAACAACGCCAGCCAGACGGCGCTGCCGATGCGTCGCTGGGGATCGTTCCTGCCGGGCAGCGGCGTCGGCGGAAGCGGCGTGCACTGGAATGGCCAGACCTTCCGCTTCCTGCCGTCGGATTTCATTGCCGCCAGCCACAATGCCGACCGCTACGGCCCGTTGCCGGACGGCATGACCGTGCAGGATTACGGCGTCACTTATGACGAACTGGAACCCCATTTCGACCGCTTCGAGAAGCTCTGCGGAATCGGCGGCAAGGCGGGCAACCTGCGCGGCGCGCTGCAGGCGGGCGGCAATCCCTTCGAGGGCCGGCGCAGCGACGAATATCCCAATCCGCCCATGGAGATGACATTCGCCCAGAAGCAGTTCGGCGCCGCGGCGGCGGAACTCGGCCTGAAGCCCTTTCCCGCACCATCCGCGAACATGAGCCGCCCCTATACCAATCCGCTCGGCGTCCAGCTCGCACCATGCACCTATTGCGGCTTCTGCGAGAAATACGGCTGCGGCAACTATTCCAAGGCCATTCCGCAGACGACGATCCTGCCCGTGCTGATGGGAAAGCCGAACTTCACGCTGAAGACGCACAACGAGGTGCTGGAGATCCGGCGCGACAGCAGCGGTCGGCGCGCCACGGGCGTCACGCATGTCGACGTGCATGGCGAGGTCTTCGAGCAGCCGGCCGGGATCGTCATCCTGTGCGCATACCCCTTGCAGAACGCCCGCCTGATGATGCTCTCCGGCATAGGCAGGACCTACGACCCGCGCAGCGGCGAGGGCCTTGTCGGCAAGAACTACTGCTATCAGGTGGTCTCCTCCGTCGACGTCTTCTACGAGGACAGGTACACCAACCAGTTCGTCGGGGCCGGCGCGCTCGGCATGGTGATCGACGAGTACAACGGCGACAATTTCGACCATGCCGGGCTCGGCTTCATCGGCGGCGGCTATCTCGCCTGCTGGACGACCAATGCGCGGCCTATCGAGACGCACCGCACCCCGGAGGGGACGCCGGAATGGGGCGCGGGCTGGAAGAAGGCCGTCAAGGAGAACTTCCTGAAGTCGACCAGCGTCTCGACCCATGGCGCGTCCATGGCCTATGCGCAGAACCACCTGGACCTCGACCCGATCTATACCGACGTCTACGGCCGGCCGCTGCTGCGCATGACGTACGATTTCACGCCGAACGACCGGGCGATGACGGCCTACCTCACCGACCGCGCCCGGGAGATCGCGGCGCGCATGGGCGGCAGGGAGATCAAGGTCAACGCCCGGGAGGGCGCCTACGATTCCATGCCCTACCAGACGACGCACAATACGGGCGGCACGATCATGGGCAGCACGCCGCAAAACAGCGTCGTCAACCGCTACCTGCAGAGCTGGGACGTGCCGAACCTCTTCGTCATGGGCGCGGGCGTCTTTCCCCAGAATGCCGGCTACAACCCGACCGGCACCGTCGCGGCGCTGACCTACTGGGCGGCGGAGGCGATCAGGTCCCGTTACCTTCGCGATCCCGGCCCGATGGTGCAGGCATGA
- a CDS encoding gluconate 2-dehydrogenase subunit 3 family protein produces MLASAAIAAPAFGRTISGIPWVPGLADRPAVPDPARTFFTAAERACVRAISARLIPSDDTGPGADEADVVTFIDRQLAGFFGRGERWYMKGPFSKGTDEQGYQSESPPAGLYRKALAALDAHCRGSHDGKAFDELDAGVQDDILAAMEDGELEFEGVAAPAFFALVLENTIEGFFSDPIYGGNRDMAGWRLVGFPGARYDYRDYLDHDGKRLDIPPVGLAGRSEWKTP; encoded by the coding sequence ATGCTTGCAAGTGCAGCGATTGCCGCGCCTGCTTTCGGACGGACCATATCGGGAATTCCATGGGTTCCCGGACTGGCGGATCGGCCTGCCGTACCGGACCCCGCCCGGACGTTCTTCACCGCCGCCGAGCGTGCCTGCGTGCGCGCCATCAGCGCGCGCCTGATCCCGTCGGACGACACCGGCCCGGGCGCCGACGAGGCCGACGTCGTCACCTTCATCGACCGGCAGCTTGCCGGCTTTTTTGGCCGCGGCGAACGCTGGTACATGAAGGGGCCTTTCTCCAAGGGCACGGACGAGCAGGGATACCAATCCGAAAGCCCCCCGGCCGGGCTTTACCGCAAGGCGCTCGCCGCACTCGACGCGCACTGTCGCGGGAGCCATGACGGAAAGGCGTTCGACGAGCTCGACGCCGGGGTGCAGGACGACATCCTCGCCGCGATGGAGGACGGCGAGCTCGAATTCGAGGGCGTCGCGGCGCCGGCCTTCTTCGCGCTTGTTCTCGAAAACACCATCGAGGGCTTCTTCAGCGATCCGATCTATGGCGGCAACCGGGACATGGCAGGCTGGCGGCTCGTCGGCTTTCCCGGCGCGCGCTACGACTACCGCGACTATCTCGACCATGACGGCAAGCGCCTCGACATCCCTCCCGTCGGTCTTGCCGGACGATCGGAGTGGAAAACCCCATAA
- a CDS encoding AI-2E family transporter produces MFIYRVGFIVILTLVTIAFFAVVTPFYSAVLWAVIFAIIFFPVHARIERGLGNHRNFAALASVMACLCLVIVPGLVVLTSLVAQASQIYQRVESGDIDLPGLLKKLEDALPLFVREHIESVSVGGLGQLPEGLASAVLGGGSFFAGRALSLGQSTLAFFLSFGIMLYLLFFLFRDGRVLSRMILRAVPLSDDHTRQFAAKFTSTVRATVRGNVIIAVVQGLIGGIAFWALDLQPALLWGVAMSLLSLLPAVGAALIWIPAAAYLALLGMWWQAVVLTLVGVFVIGLVDNLLRPPLVGQETKLPDYVVLISTLGGIALIGINGFVVGPMVAALFMSAWSIFVAERQLPGDKPKAGLPWTQQ; encoded by the coding sequence ATGTTCATATACCGGGTTGGCTTCATCGTAATATTGACCTTGGTCACCATCGCGTTTTTCGCCGTTGTGACGCCGTTCTACTCTGCCGTTCTTTGGGCCGTCATCTTCGCGATCATCTTCTTTCCCGTCCACGCTCGAATCGAACGCGGCCTCGGCAATCACAGGAACTTTGCGGCCCTCGCTTCCGTGATGGCGTGTCTTTGCCTCGTCATCGTTCCGGGCCTTGTCGTGCTGACGTCGCTGGTCGCGCAGGCAAGCCAGATCTACCAGCGCGTGGAGAGCGGAGACATCGATCTTCCCGGGCTGTTGAAGAAGCTGGAGGACGCCCTGCCGCTCTTCGTCAGGGAGCACATCGAATCCGTCAGCGTGGGAGGGCTCGGGCAACTGCCGGAGGGCCTGGCATCGGCCGTGCTGGGAGGCGGCAGCTTCTTTGCGGGGCGCGCGCTGAGCCTTGGCCAGAGCACGTTGGCCTTCTTTCTTTCGTTCGGCATCATGCTGTACCTGCTGTTCTTTCTTTTCCGCGATGGCCGGGTTCTGTCGCGGATGATCTTGCGCGCCGTACCGCTCAGCGACGATCATACCCGGCAGTTTGCCGCGAAGTTCACCTCGACCGTGCGTGCAACGGTTCGCGGCAACGTGATCATCGCCGTGGTTCAAGGCCTGATCGGCGGCATCGCCTTCTGGGCCCTCGATCTCCAGCCGGCACTGCTCTGGGGTGTCGCCATGAGCCTCCTGTCTCTCCTGCCGGCCGTCGGCGCCGCGCTGATCTGGATTCCCGCTGCTGCCTATCTCGCGCTCCTCGGCATGTGGTGGCAGGCCGTCGTTCTGACCCTCGTCGGGGTCTTCGTGATCGGGCTCGTGGACAACCTGCTGCGTCCGCCCCTGGTGGGCCAGGAAACCAAGCTGCCGGACTATGTCGTGCTGATCTCGACGCTCGGCGGCATCGCGCTGATCGGCATCAACGGATTCGTCGTCGGGCCGATGGTGGCCGCGCTCTTCATGTCGGCTTGGTCGATCTTCGTGGCCGAGCGGCAGCTCCCCGGGGACAAGCCGAAAGCCGGCCTGCCATGGACGCAGCAATAG
- a CDS encoding catalase family protein: MTGRLAVTPLRYHPDVEHVEPDEPQTARELAETMLSIAEKTYADSGHAIRCVHAKSHGLLAARLEILPDLPPELAQGIFAAPRTHDAVLRLSTTPGDLLHDSVSTPRGMALKVLDVDGARLPGSDGSASQDFVMVNGKAFNSPSAKAFLRSLKMLALTTDRLEGAKELLSRVFKGLESVVEAVGGESATLKSLGGNPPTHILGESFFSQLPLRHGDYIAKLAIVPASDNLRALAGTRLDTGDDPDVVRHAVERFFIEETAVWHLQAQLCTGLDYMPVESVEAWDETMSPFVTVARLVAGPQAAWNEDRSVAVDDGMRFSPWNGIAAHRPLGSIMRLRKLSYEKSAAFRSQRNATPVSDPVSCPFAHAGSAAIRNTGS; the protein is encoded by the coding sequence ATGACCGGCCGCCTCGCCGTCACGCCGCTTCGCTACCACCCCGACGTCGAGCATGTCGAACCGGACGAGCCGCAAACCGCGCGCGAGCTCGCGGAGACGATGCTGTCCATCGCCGAGAAGACCTATGCCGACAGCGGCCATGCGATCCGCTGCGTGCATGCAAAGAGCCACGGCCTGCTCGCCGCGCGCCTCGAAATCCTCCCCGACCTTCCGCCGGAACTGGCTCAAGGCATTTTTGCCGCGCCTCGGACCCATGACGCCGTCCTCCGGCTCTCCACGACGCCGGGCGATCTGTTGCACGACAGCGTTTCCACGCCCCGCGGCATGGCCTTGAAGGTGCTTGACGTCGATGGCGCACGATTGCCCGGTTCGGACGGCTCCGCGAGCCAGGACTTCGTGATGGTGAACGGGAAAGCCTTCAATTCGCCGAGCGCAAAGGCGTTCCTGCGCAGCCTGAAGATGCTGGCCTTGACGACCGACCGCCTCGAAGGCGCCAAGGAGCTGCTTTCCAGGGTCTTCAAGGGGCTTGAATCCGTCGTCGAGGCGGTCGGCGGGGAAAGCGCGACGCTCAAGTCGCTCGGCGGCAATCCGCCGACCCACATTCTCGGCGAAAGCTTCTTCTCCCAATTGCCGCTGCGCCACGGCGACTACATCGCCAAACTCGCCATCGTTCCCGCTTCCGACAATCTCCGGGCGCTGGCCGGAACGCGGCTCGATACCGGCGACGATCCCGATGTCGTCCGACACGCGGTCGAGCGTTTCTTTATCGAGGAAACGGCCGTCTGGCACCTTCAGGCCCAATTGTGCACCGGCCTCGACTACATGCCGGTCGAAAGCGTCGAAGCCTGGGACGAGACGATGAGCCCCTTCGTCACGGTCGCCCGGCTCGTCGCCGGGCCTCAAGCGGCCTGGAACGAAGACCGTTCGGTCGCCGTGGATGACGGCATGCGCTTCAGTCCCTGGAACGGCATCGCGGCGCATCGGCCGCTCGGCTCGATCATGCGTCTTCGCAAGCTGTCCTATGAGAAATCCGCAGCCTTTCGCTCGCAACGCAATGCAACGCCCGTGAGCGATCCCGTTTCCTGTCCATTCGCGCACGCGGGAAGCGCCGCGATCCGGAACACCGGATCCTAG
- a CDS encoding xanthine dehydrogenase family protein molybdopterin-binding subunit has translation MLDRSRIVGLPISRIDGPLKVTGQARYAAEHFEPGMLFGHAALATVATGRIIALDVRAAERVPGVVKIYTHENRPKTAYRDSKWKDAVALPGHPFRPLENDRVLFDGQPVAFVVAETPEAARDAAALVHAHYAAERPHTDILAERHDSYEPPVARMKQLLPPPPRGDAEAAFAAAPHKISADYLLSGEHHNPMELFAATVRFEDDGVLTIHDKTQGSQNSRDYVCGVFGLDPDKVIVKNDFVGGAFGQALRPKHHLFLAVMASLDLSRSMKVEMTRREMFYLSWRPSCVQTVSLAADADGRLQAVLHHAVHATSRHEDYQENVANWSGLAYKCDNVKISYELVKLDLATPGDMRAPGAASGIAALETAMDELAHEVGIDPLELRVRNFVHRDQNQDKAITSKALHACYREGAARFGWPERSPEPRSMREGNDLVGWGMAGGIWEAMMSKGEAKVRLSADGRVTVSAAASDIGTGTYTILGQIAAETFDCPIDAVTVDIGSSDLPKTGVEGGSWTAATTGSAVQAAAKAVVTTLLRHAGSMENSPLAEASEEHVEIADGRLVLESNHQAGIALADIMAAAGLDTIEEHAKVGPDMLSMMRYAAYSHSAVFVEVKVDEELGVVRVTRVVSAIAAGRILNPKTARSQILGGVVMGIGMALHEEGMIDHRTGRIMNHNLAEYHVPAHADIHDIDVIFVEEDDDKASPIGVKGLGEIGIVGVAAAVSNAIFHATGKRIRDLPITIDKILESEIVQ, from the coding sequence ATGCTCGACCGTTCCAGAATCGTCGGCCTGCCGATCTCCCGCATAGATGGACCGCTCAAGGTGACCGGGCAGGCCAGATATGCGGCGGAGCATTTCGAGCCCGGAATGCTCTTCGGCCACGCGGCGCTCGCCACCGTTGCCACCGGCCGCATCATCGCGCTCGACGTGCGCGCGGCGGAGCGCGTGCCGGGCGTGGTCAAGATCTATACCCACGAGAACCGGCCGAAAACCGCCTATCGGGACAGCAAGTGGAAGGATGCCGTGGCGCTGCCCGGCCATCCGTTCCGCCCGCTGGAGAACGACCGCGTGCTGTTCGACGGCCAGCCGGTCGCCTTCGTGGTCGCCGAGACGCCGGAGGCCGCGCGTGACGCCGCCGCCCTGGTCCACGCGCATTACGCGGCCGAAAGGCCGCACACGGACATCCTCGCCGAACGGCACGACAGCTACGAGCCGCCGGTCGCCCGCATGAAGCAGCTCCTGCCTCCGCCCCCGCGCGGCGACGCCGAGGCCGCCTTTGCCGCGGCACCGCACAAGATCTCCGCCGATTATCTGCTCTCGGGCGAGCATCACAACCCGATGGAGCTGTTCGCGGCCACCGTGCGCTTCGAGGATGACGGCGTGCTGACGATCCACGACAAGACGCAGGGCTCGCAGAACAGCCGCGACTATGTCTGCGGCGTATTCGGCCTCGACCCCGACAAAGTGATCGTGAAGAACGACTTCGTCGGCGGCGCCTTCGGCCAGGCGCTGCGGCCGAAGCATCACCTCTTCCTGGCCGTGATGGCGAGCCTCGACCTCAGCCGGTCGATGAAGGTGGAGATGACCCGGCGGGAAATGTTCTACCTCTCCTGGCGCCCCTCCTGCGTGCAGACCGTCTCGCTGGCGGCGGATGCGGATGGCCGTCTTCAGGCCGTCCTGCACCATGCCGTGCATGCCACCTCCCGCCATGAAGACTATCAGGAGAACGTCGCGAACTGGTCCGGCCTCGCCTACAAATGCGATAATGTGAAAATCTCCTACGAGCTCGTCAAGCTCGACCTCGCAACGCCCGGCGACATGCGCGCACCGGGCGCGGCGAGCGGCATCGCCGCGCTCGAAACGGCCATGGACGAGCTTGCCCATGAGGTCGGCATCGATCCGCTGGAACTGAGGGTGCGCAATTTCGTCCACCGCGACCAGAACCAGGACAAGGCCATCACCTCCAAGGCGTTGCATGCCTGCTACCGCGAGGGCGCGGCGCGTTTCGGCTGGCCGGAGCGCTCGCCGGAGCCGCGCTCCATGCGCGAGGGCAACGACCTCGTCGGCTGGGGCATGGCGGGCGGCATCTGGGAAGCCATGATGTCGAAAGGCGAAGCGAAGGTCCGCCTGTCGGCCGACGGCAGGGTCACGGTCAGCGCGGCGGCCTCCGACATCGGAACCGGGACCTACACGATCCTCGGCCAGATCGCGGCGGAAACGTTCGATTGCCCGATCGATGCGGTGACCGTCGACATCGGGAGCTCCGATCTTCCGAAGACCGGTGTCGAAGGCGGATCCTGGACAGCGGCGACCACCGGCTCGGCCGTGCAGGCGGCGGCGAAAGCCGTCGTGACGACGCTTCTTCGCCATGCCGGGTCGATGGAGAATTCGCCGCTCGCCGAGGCGAGCGAAGAGCACGTCGAAATCGCCGACGGACGCCTCGTCCTCGAAAGCAACCACCAGGCCGGCATCGCCCTTGCCGACATCATGGCGGCAGCCGGCCTCGACACGATCGAGGAACACGCCAAGGTCGGCCCCGATATGCTGTCCATGATGCGCTATGCCGCCTACAGCCATTCGGCGGTCTTCGTCGAGGTAAAGGTGGACGAGGAGCTGGGCGTCGTGCGCGTGACGCGCGTGGTCAGCGCCATCGCCGCCGGCCGGATCCTCAATCCCAAGACGGCCCGCAGCCAGATTCTCGGGGGCGTGGTGATGGGCATCGGCATGGCTCTCCACGAGGAGGGCATGATCGATCACCGCACCGGCCGCATCATGAACCATAACCTGGCCGAGTATCATGTGCCCGCCCATGCGGATATCCACGACATCGACGTGATCTTCGTCGAGGAGGACGACGACAAGGCAAGCCCGATCGGCGTGAAGGGCCTTGGCGAGATCGGCATCGTCGGCGTTGCCGCCGCCGTGTCGAACGCGATCTTCCACGCGACCGGCAAGCGCATCCGCGATCTGCCGATCACGATCGACAAGATCCTGGAAAGCGAGATCGTTCAATGA